From the Bacillota bacterium genome, one window contains:
- a CDS encoding phosphoribosylaminoimidazolesuccinocarboxamide synthase encodes MEKLALLYEGKAKAVYETADPECVIIYFRDSATAQNGLKQGTIADKGLLNNLISAHFFALLAAHGVETHYVQTVSPREMLAKKLEIVKVEVVVRNIVAGSLVKRLGYPEGTPLATPILEYYYKDDSLGDPLVNSDHLAALNLATAEELTAIALVSHKVNSILKSHLAEKNLLLVDCKLEFGRHKGRLLLGDEISPDTCRFWDITTHEKLDKDRFRRDLGGVSEAYHEILRRLTGGRLSVQS; translated from the coding sequence ATGGAGAAATTGGCATTACTATACGAGGGGAAGGCCAAAGCGGTTTACGAAACCGCTGATCCCGAGTGCGTAATCATTTATTTTCGCGACTCTGCCACTGCCCAAAACGGCCTCAAACAAGGCACCATAGCCGACAAGGGCCTTCTCAATAACCTCATTTCGGCGCATTTTTTTGCCTTGCTTGCCGCACATGGTGTAGAGACGCACTATGTGCAGACGGTAAGTCCGCGGGAGATGCTCGCCAAGAAGCTGGAAATTGTTAAGGTAGAGGTGGTAGTACGCAACATCGTGGCGGGCTCACTGGTTAAGCGTTTGGGATACCCAGAAGGCACTCCCTTGGCCACGCCGATACTCGAGTACTACTACAAGGATGACTCCCTTGGCGACCCCCTAGTGAATAGCGACCACCTCGCGGCCTTAAACCTGGCGACGGCCGAAGAACTCACGGCCATTGCTCTAGTCAGCCACAAAGTTAACAGCATTCTTAAAAGTCATTTGGCCGAGAAGAACTTGCTCCTTGTGGACTGCAAGCTTGAGTTCGGTCGCCATAAAGGGCGCTTGCTCCTCGGCGATGAAATATCGCCCGATACCTGTCGTTTTTGGGACATTACTACCCATGAGAAGCTCGATAAAGACCGCTTTCGCCGCGACCTCGGCGGGGTGTCGGAGGCGTACCACGAAATCTTAAGGCGTTTGACAGGAGGTAGGCTAAGTGTACAAAGCTAA
- the purS gene encoding phosphoribosylformylglycinamidine synthase subunit PurS: protein MYKAKVYITLKEGVLDPEGQAVCAGLHSLGFTGVALVRMNKSVEIMVEAASLDDARALVREMCERLLANPIMEEYHFVLEDPV from the coding sequence GTGTACAAAGCTAAAGTTTACATCACGCTGAAAGAGGGCGTGCTTGACCCAGAAGGTCAGGCGGTTTGTGCTGGGCTGCACAGCCTAGGGTTCACTGGCGTGGCTCTGGTGCGCATGAATAAGTCGGTGGAGATTATGGTAGAGGCGGCAAGCCTAGACGATGCTCGGGCCCTCGTGCGCGAGATGTGCGAGAGACTGCTGGCTAACCCTATCATGGAGGAATACCACTTCGTCTTGGAGGACCCCGTATGA
- the purQ gene encoding phosphoribosylformylglycinamidine synthase subunit PurQ, with translation MRFGIVVFPGSNCDIDCYHAAKEVLGQPTEYVWHQESDLARFDCIVLPGGFSYGDYLRTGALARFSPVMTAVAKEASRGKLILGICNGFQILLEAGLLPGAMQKNDHLQFRCEMRHVRLENVKTPFTTLGQAGQVLRLPIAHAEGNYFIDELGLEALLGNDQVVFRYTDKDGRVTAEANPNGSLHNIAGIVNRAGNVLGIMPHPERSTEEIQGGTDGLLIWTSLLAWWGERHA, from the coding sequence ATGAGGTTTGGCATCGTCGTCTTCCCTGGCTCTAACTGCGACATCGATTGCTACCATGCCGCCAAAGAGGTGCTCGGGCAGCCGACTGAGTATGTGTGGCACCAAGAGAGTGACCTCGCCCGCTTTGACTGCATCGTGCTCCCCGGCGGGTTTTCTTATGGCGACTACTTGCGCACCGGGGCACTGGCGCGCTTTTCTCCTGTGATGACCGCGGTGGCCAAGGAGGCTAGCCGCGGCAAACTCATTCTGGGTATCTGTAATGGCTTTCAGATTCTGCTTGAGGCAGGCCTACTGCCTGGCGCTATGCAGAAAAATGACCATCTACAGTTTCGCTGCGAAATGCGCCATGTGCGCCTTGAAAACGTAAAGACTCCTTTCACGACGCTAGGCCAAGCGGGGCAAGTTCTTCGTCTGCCCATCGCCCATGCCGAGGGGAACTACTTTATTGACGAACTAGGGTTAGAAGCGTTACTAGGTAACGACCAAGTTGTTTTTCGCTATACCGACAAAGACGGGCGGGTCACGGCCGAGGCCAATCCTAATGGGTCTTTGCATAATATCGCTGGCATCGTCAATCGTGCGGGCAATGTGCTTGGCATCATGCCGCATCCAGAACGCAGCACAGAAGAAATACAGGGCGGTACCGACGGCTTGCTCATTTGGACGTCATTACTGGCGTGGTGGGGTGAAAGGCATGCGTGA
- the purL gene encoding phosphoribosylformylglycinamidine synthase subunit PurL, which produces MREVYLDTQDLAEARAMGLKPLEWERVLALLGRRPNLTELGMFAVMWSEHCSYKHSKIALRQFPTTGARVIQGPGENAGVVDIGDGQAVVFKMESHNHPSAIEPYQGAATGVGGIVRDIFTMGARPIALLNSLRFGELTTPKQRYLFSGVVAGIAGYGNCMGIPTVGGEVYFNASYTHNCLVNAMCVGIIDQAKLTKGRAQGVGSRLVLIGARTGRDGIHGATFASEELSEKSLEKRPAVQVGDPFMEKLLLEACLELIEAEVILGMQDLGAAGLTSAASEMAARGGQGVEIDVSLVPCREKNMNPYEIMLSESQERMLLVVEPSKVAVVLSTCAKWGLMGTDIGRVTTSGQVTIRQGERVVAEVPAKPLASEGPVYNPTATMPLWQAEVQSLNLAELPLPEDLNAVLRVLLASPNIASKEWVYRQYDHMVRGDTVVLPGGDAAVLRIKGAEKGLALSVDCNSRYVFLDPYWGGAIAVAEAARNVACSGARPLAITNCLNFGSPERPEIFYQLTNAIAGMSAACTALGTPVTGGNVSLYNETGGQAVFPTPTVGMVGLLDKVEQRVTVSFKQLGDVVCLLGETYEELGGSEYLKVVHSLERGHPPRLDLGAERRLQDYLVAARAEGLLASAHDCSDGGLAVTLAESAIAGELGAEIELVGLHGMRPDALLFGESQSRVVVTVKPQDVGRAETLAATLGVPFAVVGKVQGDTLNVDVQGKRLIAAAVASMSQLWKGSLTCLMSQ; this is translated from the coding sequence ATGCGTGAAGTTTATCTTGATACACAAGATCTCGCTGAGGCTCGCGCCATGGGGCTTAAGCCATTAGAGTGGGAGAGAGTACTTGCCTTGCTTGGGCGACGGCCCAATCTCACCGAGCTAGGCATGTTTGCCGTGATGTGGTCAGAGCACTGCAGCTACAAGCACAGTAAAATTGCCCTGCGCCAGTTTCCCACTACAGGGGCACGCGTCATACAAGGCCCGGGCGAAAATGCCGGTGTGGTAGACATTGGCGATGGACAGGCAGTTGTCTTTAAAATGGAGAGCCACAATCATCCCTCCGCTATCGAGCCCTACCAGGGGGCTGCCACCGGCGTAGGCGGTATCGTGCGCGATATTTTTACCATGGGTGCACGCCCTATCGCTTTGCTCAACAGCCTGCGTTTTGGCGAGCTCACCACGCCTAAGCAGCGCTATCTTTTTTCTGGCGTCGTCGCTGGTATTGCCGGCTATGGCAATTGCATGGGCATTCCCACCGTAGGTGGCGAGGTCTACTTTAACGCCAGTTACACTCATAATTGTCTCGTCAACGCCATGTGTGTCGGAATTATCGACCAAGCCAAGCTCACTAAGGGTAGGGCACAGGGGGTAGGTAGCCGCCTTGTCTTGATCGGCGCGCGAACGGGGCGCGACGGCATTCATGGCGCGACCTTTGCCTCCGAGGAGCTAAGTGAAAAATCCCTCGAAAAGCGTCCAGCCGTGCAAGTGGGCGACCCCTTTATGGAGAAGCTCTTGCTCGAGGCCTGCCTCGAACTAATTGAGGCTGAGGTCATCCTTGGCATGCAGGATTTAGGCGCGGCTGGCTTGACCTCGGCTGCGAGCGAAATGGCCGCGCGCGGAGGACAAGGCGTCGAAATTGATGTGTCACTAGTACCTTGCCGCGAAAAGAACATGAACCCCTACGAAATCATGCTCTCAGAATCGCAGGAGCGCATGCTCCTAGTAGTTGAGCCAAGCAAAGTCGCGGTGGTGCTAAGCACTTGTGCCAAGTGGGGGCTTATGGGTACGGATATCGGCAGGGTGACCACGAGCGGCCAGGTGACGATTCGCCAAGGTGAGCGCGTAGTGGCCGAGGTGCCAGCCAAGCCCCTAGCCAGCGAAGGGCCCGTCTACAATCCGACCGCTACCATGCCCCTCTGGCAGGCGGAAGTGCAGTCACTTAACTTAGCAGAATTACCCCTGCCAGAAGACCTGAATGCCGTCCTTCGGGTGCTACTTGCTTCGCCTAACATTGCCAGCAAAGAATGGGTTTATCGCCAGTATGACCACATGGTACGGGGCGATACCGTAGTCTTGCCGGGGGGAGACGCTGCCGTGCTCCGCATTAAAGGTGCAGAGAAGGGCCTGGCCTTAAGTGTAGACTGCAATAGCCGCTATGTCTTTCTTGACCCCTACTGGGGCGGGGCGATCGCCGTCGCCGAGGCAGCGCGCAATGTGGCCTGCAGCGGAGCTAGGCCACTAGCCATTACTAACTGCCTTAATTTTGGTAGCCCAGAAAGACCGGAGATTTTTTACCAACTCACCAATGCTATTGCGGGCATGTCCGCAGCCTGCACAGCCCTAGGCACCCCGGTCACAGGCGGCAATGTCAGCCTCTACAATGAAACGGGCGGGCAAGCCGTATTTCCTACGCCGACAGTAGGCATGGTGGGCTTGCTAGATAAGGTAGAGCAGCGCGTCACAGTTAGCTTTAAGCAATTAGGCGATGTGGTCTGTCTCTTGGGCGAAACTTACGAGGAACTGGGCGGTAGTGAATATCTTAAAGTCGTCCACTCTTTGGAGCGCGGTCACCCACCGCGGCTTGACCTTGGCGCGGAGCGCCGCCTGCAGGATTATCTCGTGGCGGCCAGAGCAGAGGGGCTCTTGGCCTCGGCCCATGATTGCTCCGACGGTGGCCTGGCAGTCACCCTGGCCGAATCGGCTATCGCCGGTGAACTAGGGGCCGAAATTGAGCTTGTGGGCCTACACGGCATGCGCCCTGATGCCCTGCTCTTTGGCGAATCGCAGTCGCGCGTGGTAGTCACCGTCAAGCCGCAGGATGTGGGCAGGGCAGAAACACTGGCTGCTACTCTAGGGGTGCCCTTTGCTGTGGTAGGAAAGGTGCAAGGAGATACCTTGAACGTAGATGTTCAGGGTAAGCGGCTAATTGCCGCCGCGGTAGCATCTATGTCGCAGCTCTGGAAAGGGAGCTTAACATGCCTAATGTCGCAGTAG
- the purF gene encoding amidophosphoribosyltransferase — translation MPNVAVDDKLREECGVLGIFGHGLDVVRLGYFGLFALQHRGQESAGLAVADGTGIVRHRGRGLVAEAFNEEHIAALSEHNPHLGIGHVRYSTAGASDLISSQPLLHYDEQVGGLKIALAHNGNLVGAGQLRRELEAGGAHFATMSDTEVILKLLHREYTGDIQEALVRTLLALCGAFSLVLCTPAKLIGVRDPHGFRPLCLGSLGGGYILASESAAILALGGEVIRDIRPGEIVVIDDSGVQSQQYAPATRSSCIFEYVYFARNDSVLDGLNVYNARVALGRRLAEEHPVQADLVISVPDSGTPAALGYAASANLPYGEGLVKNRYVGRTFIQSSQALRELKVLLKFTPNTAILQGQRVVIVDDSIVRGTTMELLVRALRRAGASEVHVRVSCPPYTNPCYFGIDTPSCLELVANCSDSAGVCRMIGADSLGYLSLEGMLEVLSGGERQFCLGCFTGDYPLDVSRQEQEAVRLEKEDWGDVRG, via the coding sequence ATGCCTAATGTCGCAGTAGACGATAAGTTGCGCGAAGAATGTGGTGTCTTAGGTATCTTTGGGCATGGCCTCGACGTGGTGCGGCTCGGCTACTTTGGCCTGTTCGCCTTGCAGCACCGTGGACAAGAGAGCGCGGGGCTGGCCGTTGCCGATGGCACCGGCATTGTGCGCCACAGGGGCCGCGGGCTCGTGGCTGAGGCCTTTAACGAGGAGCATATCGCTGCGCTAAGCGAACACAACCCCCATCTAGGTATCGGGCATGTGCGCTACTCCACTGCTGGTGCCTCCGATTTAATTAGCAGCCAGCCTCTCCTGCATTATGACGAGCAGGTGGGTGGCCTAAAAATTGCTCTCGCCCATAACGGCAATTTAGTGGGGGCAGGCCAGTTACGGCGAGAGCTAGAGGCAGGCGGCGCTCACTTTGCTACTATGAGTGATACAGAGGTCATTCTTAAGCTGCTGCATCGAGAATACACCGGGGATATACAAGAGGCCCTAGTGCGGACGCTTCTGGCCCTCTGCGGAGCCTTCAGCCTAGTGCTGTGTACACCCGCAAAGCTAATTGGCGTGCGTGACCCCCATGGTTTTAGGCCGCTCTGCCTAGGTAGCCTCGGCGGAGGCTACATCCTCGCCTCCGAAAGCGCGGCCATTTTGGCTCTCGGCGGTGAAGTAATCCGAGATATTAGGCCAGGAGAAATAGTCGTCATCGATGACAGTGGGGTGCAGTCTCAACAGTATGCACCAGCCACAAGAAGCTCCTGCATCTTTGAGTATGTCTACTTTGCCCGTAACGACAGTGTGCTTGACGGGCTCAATGTGTACAATGCGCGTGTCGCCCTGGGTCGGCGCTTGGCGGAGGAGCACCCCGTTCAGGCTGATTTAGTTATTAGCGTGCCAGATTCAGGCACCCCAGCCGCCTTAGGCTACGCCGCCTCTGCCAACTTACCATATGGCGAGGGCTTGGTTAAAAATCGCTATGTGGGGCGCACCTTTATACAGTCAAGCCAGGCCCTGCGCGAGCTCAAGGTGCTGCTTAAATTCACGCCGAATACCGCCATCTTGCAGGGTCAGCGCGTCGTCATCGTTGACGACTCCATTGTGCGCGGCACCACCATGGAGCTACTGGTGCGCGCCTTGCGGCGTGCGGGCGCCAGCGAAGTACATGTACGTGTGAGCTGTCCACCATATACAAATCCCTGCTACTTCGGCATCGATACACCCTCCTGCCTAGAGCTGGTGGCCAACTGTTCTGACAGTGCAGGTGTTTGTCGCATGATTGGGGCCGACAGCCTTGGCTACCTGAGCCTAGAGGGCATGTTAGAGGTCTTGTCGGGCGGCGAGCGGCAGTTTTGTCTGGGTTGCTTCACGGGGGACTACCCCTTAGACGTATCGCGTCAAGAGCAGGAGGCGGTGCGGCTAGAGAAAGAAGATTGGGGTGATGTGCGTGGCTAA
- a CDS encoding phosphoribosylformylglycinamidine cyclo-ligase — MCVAKEVGLTYREAGVDVAAGTRAVELMRSAVRTTFRQEVLTDIGGFGGLFALGKYEDPVLVSGTDGVGTKLKVAFMMNSHATVGLDLVAMSVNDILVSGAEPLFFLDYLGVAKLIPEQVAEIVGGVASGCRQAGCALIGGETAELPGLYAPGEYDLAGFAVGVVEKKHLVDGSTIKEGDILLGLPSSGLHSNGYSLVRKIVFDLAGHAVDDKVDCLCASIGEVLLTPTRIYVRAVLPLVRQGLIKGMVHITGGGFTENIPRVLKAGLGVEIVEGSWRVPPVFSWLAELGGVCTEEMYRTFNMGLGFILVVAPEQAAVVIDQLSAVGETAYQVGQVVSGSGVTFV; from the coding sequence ATGTGCGTGGCTAAAGAGGTAGGGCTAACCTATAGAGAGGCTGGGGTGGATGTCGCCGCCGGAACGCGCGCCGTAGAGCTGATGCGGAGCGCAGTGCGCACCACCTTTCGCCAAGAGGTGCTCACCGACATCGGCGGTTTTGGGGGGCTCTTTGCCCTCGGTAAGTACGAAGATCCAGTGCTCGTATCTGGCACTGACGGTGTGGGCACTAAACTAAAAGTAGCGTTTATGATGAACAGTCATGCTACAGTGGGCCTAGACTTAGTCGCCATGTCCGTGAATGATATCTTGGTCAGTGGTGCCGAGCCCCTCTTTTTTCTCGACTACTTAGGGGTGGCGAAGCTTATCCCTGAGCAGGTGGCCGAAATTGTGGGGGGCGTGGCCAGTGGCTGCCGCCAAGCAGGCTGCGCTTTAATAGGCGGCGAGACGGCCGAGCTGCCAGGGCTATATGCCCCTGGGGAGTACGACCTCGCCGGTTTTGCCGTGGGCGTGGTAGAGAAAAAACACTTGGTTGATGGCAGCACGATTAAGGAGGGCGACATCCTGCTCGGGCTTCCCTCGAGCGGCTTACACAGCAATGGTTATTCCTTGGTGCGTAAAATAGTCTTTGACTTGGCGGGCCATGCCGTAGATGACAAAGTCGATTGTCTCTGCGCTAGCATAGGCGAGGTGCTCCTTACTCCGACGCGCATCTATGTGCGAGCCGTACTACCCCTAGTGCGCCAGGGGCTTATCAAGGGTATGGTGCATATTACCGGGGGCGGGTTTACCGAGAACATCCCCCGGGTGCTTAAAGCAGGCCTAGGCGTAGAGATAGTCGAGGGCAGCTGGCGCGTGCCACCGGTGTTTTCGTGGTTGGCAGAGCTTGGCGGTGTTTGTACAGAAGAAATGTATCGCACTTTCAACATGGGCCTTGGCTTCATCCTCGTGGTCGCACCAGAACAAGCTGCGGTGGTCATAGACCAGCTCAGCGCAGTAGGAGAGACAGCCTACCAAGTAGGACAAGTTGTTAGCGGAAGCGGTGTTACCTTTGTCTAA
- a CDS encoding phosphoribosylglycinamide formyltransferase: MRLAVLVSGGGSTLQNIIDAVESGALQAEITLVVSSRRDALALERAKRHALPHIVLRPRDYSAASSFDHALCAALEVVRADLVVLAGYLTALGSETVSAFSGRIMNIHPSLLPAFGGHGYYGRHVHAAVLHHGCKVSGATVMFVTPEVDAGPIILQEAVPVLDDDTVETLAKRVAEVEKRLYPLAIKLYGAGRLSLKGRRVHIAEEAEHEASAY; this comes from the coding sequence CTGCGATTAGCGGTACTCGTTTCGGGTGGGGGCAGCACGCTGCAAAACATTATTGACGCGGTAGAGAGTGGTGCGCTGCAGGCCGAAATTACGCTCGTGGTAAGTTCACGTCGCGATGCGTTGGCCCTCGAGCGAGCTAAAAGACATGCTTTGCCTCATATTGTTCTCCGCCCACGGGATTACAGTGCAGCCAGTAGCTTCGACCACGCTTTGTGTGCCGCCCTAGAGGTTGTGAGGGCTGACTTAGTCGTCTTGGCAGGCTACCTCACGGCCTTAGGGAGCGAGACGGTGTCTGCTTTTTCGGGGCGCATTATGAATATTCACCCCAGCCTTTTACCGGCGTTCGGTGGGCACGGCTACTACGGCCGGCATGTACATGCCGCTGTTTTACATCATGGCTGCAAAGTTAGTGGGGCGACCGTGATGTTTGTCACGCCTGAAGTAGATGCCGGCCCCATCATTCTGCAAGAGGCGGTGCCAGTTTTAGACGATGACACCGTAGAAACTTTGGCAAAGCGAGTGGCAGAGGTAGAAAAGAGGCTCTACCCTCTGGCCATTAAGCTATATGGTGCAGGTAGGCTCTCTCTAAAAGGGAGGCGCGTGCACATAGCGGAGGAGGCCGAGCATGAAGCGAGCGCTTATTAG
- the purH gene encoding bifunctional phosphoribosylaminoimidazolecarboxamide formyltransferase/IMP cyclohydrolase, with amino-acid sequence MKRALISVADKTGVGEFAAALAHLGYEIVASGGTALYLKEQGVAVTEVSQVTNYPEMMDGRVKTLHPAIHGGILMRTDNPSDVASARQAGIQPISIVVVNLYPFERTVTGEHSLSEAIENIDIGGPALVRAAAKNYAFVAAVTDPSQYHGLLCDLREYGEIALSTRQKLARAAFQHTAYYDSMVAHYLARTFGPAEFPSRVGLPLSLVKGLRYGENPHQEGALYAAPGARVGLPSAVQLQGKELSYCNILDADAAWALVSEFSRPAAVVVKHATPCGVATAPSLLLAYQRAADCDPISTFGGIVALNREVDVATASAMREIFLEVIVAPKFSDAAREILSAKRNLRLLTISDEGARGDAGHWEVKSIQGGYLVQTSDTWGDKSLWQVVTSVEPTSEERQDLEFAFVVAKHVKSNAIVIAKQGATLGIGTGQTNRIDAARQALERAGERAEGAVLASEAFFPQPDVLLACVQAGIVAVIHPGGSINDDLSLAAANAAGIAMLYSKERHFKH; translated from the coding sequence ATGAAGCGAGCGCTTATTAGTGTCGCCGATAAAACGGGGGTAGGGGAATTCGCCGCAGCTCTAGCGCACTTAGGGTACGAGATTGTGGCCAGTGGTGGCACCGCATTGTATCTTAAGGAGCAGGGTGTGGCCGTCACCGAAGTTTCGCAAGTGACTAACTACCCTGAAATGATGGATGGTCGTGTCAAGACACTTCACCCCGCCATCCACGGCGGAATTCTTATGCGCACAGACAACCCCTCTGATGTGGCGAGTGCGCGGCAAGCGGGGATTCAGCCTATCAGCATCGTTGTCGTCAACTTATATCCATTTGAGCGCACCGTGACGGGAGAGCACTCACTAAGTGAAGCCATCGAAAACATCGATATCGGCGGCCCGGCCCTGGTAAGGGCTGCGGCGAAGAATTACGCCTTTGTAGCCGCCGTGACCGATCCCTCGCAGTACCATGGGCTGCTCTGTGACTTGCGTGAGTACGGTGAAATTGCTCTCTCTACCCGTCAAAAGCTCGCGAGAGCAGCTTTTCAGCACACAGCCTACTACGACAGCATGGTGGCCCACTACTTGGCGCGCACTTTCGGGCCGGCCGAGTTTCCCTCGCGTGTGGGCCTACCGCTCTCCCTTGTTAAAGGGCTGCGCTACGGAGAAAACCCGCACCAAGAGGGCGCCCTCTATGCCGCGCCAGGTGCAAGGGTGGGGCTCCCGAGCGCTGTGCAGCTACAGGGCAAAGAGCTCTCTTACTGCAATATTTTAGACGCAGATGCCGCCTGGGCACTTGTCAGCGAGTTCTCTCGCCCGGCCGCCGTCGTTGTAAAACATGCCACCCCTTGTGGTGTGGCTACGGCTCCGTCACTACTTTTGGCCTACCAAAGGGCCGCAGACTGCGACCCTATCTCCACTTTCGGCGGCATAGTTGCGCTTAACCGCGAGGTAGACGTAGCTACGGCTTCGGCCATGAGAGAGATTTTTCTTGAGGTGATTGTAGCCCCTAAATTTAGTGACGCGGCGCGCGAGATACTAAGCGCCAAGCGCAACTTGCGCCTACTCACCATTAGTGACGAGGGTGCAAGGGGAGATGCGGGGCACTGGGAGGTAAAGAGTATTCAGGGTGGCTACTTGGTGCAGACCTCTGATACCTGGGGAGATAAATCGCTCTGGCAAGTTGTCACCTCGGTAGAGCCGACGAGTGAAGAGCGGCAAGACCTAGAGTTCGCCTTTGTCGTCGCTAAACATGTGAAGTCTAATGCCATTGTGATTGCTAAACAAGGGGCCACCCTAGGCATTGGCACGGGGCAGACTAACCGCATCGATGCCGCGCGGCAAGCCCTAGAGCGCGCCGGCGAGCGTGCAGAGGGGGCTGTGCTGGCCTCCGAAGCCTTTTTCCCCCAGCCTGACGTACTACTGGCCTGTGTACAAGCCGGCATAGTGGCCGTCATTCATCCTGGGGGTTCAATCAATGACGACTTGTCGCTAGCGGCAGCTAACGCGGCAGGTATAGCCATGTTGTACAGTAAAGAAAGGCACTTTAAGCACTAG
- the purD gene encoding phosphoribosylamine--glycine ligase, producing the protein MRVLVLGHGGREHALAWKIAASPLCTKLYIAPGNPGTADLGENVACDICDTSAVVSLVRDLAIELLVIGPEAPLASGVADAVRYEVPSCFVFGPTKAGARLEWSKAYAKTFMNKYGVPTAGHHTFSSPKDAAFHLENCALPVVVKADGLAAGKGVIIAKTRAQAVAAVGMLPLGQTVVVEEFLVGREASVLVIADGRRCHLLPPVRDYKALLENNLGPNTGGMGAYAPLSDLTARDLSEIKALAERTLAGLVDEGLDYRGIIYLGLMLTEEGVKVLEYNARFGDPECQLLMALLESDLLYYLYHAARGELPIEPPTCSEDCACLVVACGGDYPYSPSQGEVITGLAEAVAAGHLVFQAGTAEAEGHLVANGGRILNVVGRHQEMSRACQEAYQALNYLKFAGMRFRGDIGQEEVLP; encoded by the coding sequence ATGCGTGTACTTGTACTTGGCCATGGGGGCAGAGAGCATGCGCTCGCGTGGAAGATTGCGGCGAGCCCGCTCTGCACGAAACTATATATTGCTCCGGGCAACCCGGGGACGGCCGACCTAGGCGAGAACGTAGCTTGCGACATCTGTGATACTTCCGCTGTGGTTAGTCTGGTGCGTGACTTGGCTATTGAACTCCTGGTCATCGGCCCCGAAGCGCCTCTAGCTAGCGGTGTCGCCGATGCGGTGCGCTATGAAGTGCCCTCCTGCTTTGTCTTCGGGCCCACTAAAGCTGGCGCTCGCCTCGAGTGGAGTAAAGCCTACGCCAAAACATTTATGAACAAGTATGGCGTTCCCACAGCAGGCCACCACACATTTTCGTCTCCTAAAGACGCGGCGTTCCACCTCGAGAACTGCGCCTTGCCCGTCGTGGTTAAGGCCGATGGCCTCGCGGCTGGCAAGGGGGTAATTATTGCTAAAACGCGTGCACAAGCAGTGGCAGCGGTGGGCATGCTGCCGCTAGGGCAGACAGTTGTCGTCGAAGAGTTCTTGGTTGGCCGCGAGGCCTCCGTGCTGGTTATTGCGGATGGCAGGCGATGCCATTTGTTGCCGCCGGTGCGCGACTACAAGGCCCTACTAGAAAACAACCTAGGGCCAAATACCGGGGGTATGGGGGCTTACGCGCCCTTGTCAGACTTAACCGCGAGAGACTTAAGTGAAATTAAAGCCCTCGCCGAGCGGACGCTAGCTGGCTTAGTAGACGAGGGCCTAGATTATCGCGGCATTATCTACCTAGGTCTGATGCTGACAGAGGAGGGTGTAAAGGTGCTAGAGTACAACGCGCGCTTTGGCGACCCCGAATGTCAACTGCTGATGGCTTTGCTCGAGAGCGACTTGCTCTACTATCTCTATCATGCGGCGAGGGGAGAGTTGCCTATAGAGCCCCCTACCTGTAGCGAGGACTGTGCTTGCCTCGTAGTAGCCTGCGGTGGCGATTACCCCTACTCGCCCTCGCAGGGCGAAGTAATCACCGGCCTAGCAGAGGCGGTAGCGGCAGGGCACCTCGTGTTTCAGGCGGGCACAGCAGAAGCAGAAGGCCATCTTGTGGCAAATGGCGGCCGCATTTTGAATGTAGTGGGGCGACACCAAGAGATGAGCAGAGCATGCCAAGAAGCCTACCAGGCCTTGAATTATCTTAAATTTGCAGGTATGCGCTTTCGTGGAGATATTGGCCAAGAGGAGGTACTGCCGTGA
- the purE gene encoding 5-(carboxyamino)imidazole ribonucleotide mutase, which translates to MGSKSDWGVMQEACRLLEKLEVPHERQVVSAHRTPDLMFTFAEQAALRGIKVIIAGAGGAAHLPGMVACKTLLPVIGVPIPSAHLQGLDSLLSIVQMPAGVPVATVAIGASGAKNAALLACQILSLTDDILLSKLKKLRDEAAEQVFQAERLVVP; encoded by the coding sequence ATGGGCAGCAAGTCAGACTGGGGCGTTATGCAAGAAGCTTGTCGCCTCTTAGAAAAGCTCGAGGTGCCTCATGAGCGGCAGGTAGTTTCGGCGCACCGCACCCCAGATCTTATGTTCACTTTTGCCGAACAAGCAGCTCTGCGGGGAATCAAAGTAATAATTGCGGGTGCCGGCGGCGCTGCTCATCTGCCCGGTATGGTGGCCTGCAAGACGCTTTTGCCAGTTATTGGCGTGCCGATTCCTAGTGCGCACTTACAGGGGCTTGATTCTTTGCTCTCCATCGTGCAGATGCCTGCAGGTGTGCCGGTAGCGACCGTGGCGATAGGGGCAAGTGGTGCCAAAAATGCCGCCCTCTTGGCTTGCCAAATCCTCTCTCTTACGGACGACATACTGCTTAGTAAGCTCAAGAAGCTACGCGACGAAGCGGCGGAGCAAGTTTTTCAGGCCGAAAGGCTTGTAGTGCCATGA